A portion of the Rhodothermales bacterium genome contains these proteins:
- a CDS encoding sulfite exporter TauE/SafE family protein, with protein sequence MTDVLLIVLAGVLGSAHCIGMCGGFPLMIAHLSPDAGPRTLRMGLYGIGKTFSYAVLGLLVGGGGAVMHHLMGGQQLLGMVLGGLLIVAGVAYLFGQRGLAGGRLIAKATGWLGKTLKRLFERGGASGALSVGVMNGLLPCPLVYAMLLKAGAAGSAWHGALTMALFGIGTLPALFGLAWAGQFIKPYWRQRINLATGLLLIALGIMTVLRSLGGHH encoded by the coding sequence ATGACCGACGTGCTGCTCATCGTATTGGCCGGCGTGCTCGGGAGTGCGCACTGCATCGGGATGTGCGGCGGGTTTCCGCTCATGATCGCCCATCTCTCCCCGGATGCCGGCCCCCGCACGCTGCGCATGGGGCTGTATGGGATCGGGAAGACCTTCAGCTACGCCGTCCTCGGCCTGCTGGTTGGCGGCGGCGGGGCTGTGATGCATCACCTCATGGGGGGGCAACAGTTGCTGGGGATGGTCTTGGGCGGGTTGCTGATCGTCGCTGGAGTGGCCTACCTCTTCGGGCAACGCGGGCTGGCCGGCGGCCGGCTGATCGCGAAGGCCACAGGGTGGCTTGGTAAGACGCTCAAGCGATTGTTCGAACGTGGCGGCGCATCGGGGGCGCTGAGTGTCGGGGTGATGAACGGCCTGTTGCCCTGCCCGCTCGTCTACGCCATGTTGCTCAAGGCCGGCGCCGCGGGCAGCGCCTGGCACGGCGCGCTCACCATGGCGCTATTTGGCATCGGGACGCTGCCAGCGCTGTTTGGCCTGGCCTGGGCCGGCCAGTTCATCAAACCCTACTGGCGCCAGCGCATCAACCTGGCCACTGGCCTCCTGCTCATCGCACTGGGGATCATGACCGTCCTCCGAAGCCTCGGCGGGCACCATTGA